The Candidatus Neomarinimicrobiota bacterium genome contains the following window.
AGACAAAGACTGAATCAGCATAAAAGTTTTGTGCTATGGTTTACGGGTTTACCGGCATCCGGTAAATCCACACTTTCAAATGCTCTGGAATGCAAATTGCACGAAATGGGTATCCGCACGTATTTACTTGACGGCGATAACGTTCGCCAGGGGCTGTGTAAAGACCTGGACTTTTCCGAGGAAGGCCGCCGGGAAAACATAAGGCGCATAGCGGAAGTGGCCAAGCTTTTTGTAGATGCCGGTATCGTAGTGATAGCGGCATTTATTTCGCCTTACAGGGCCGACCGTGAAATGGCCCGGAATTTGTTCGAGCCGGGCGAGTTTATCGAAGTATATGTGAAATGCCCCCTGCACGAGTGCGAGCGCAGGGATCCAAAGGGGTTATACAGAAAGGCGCGGAGTGGAGAAATTAAAAATTTTACTGGAGTAAGTGCACCATACGAGGAGCCACTTCGGCCAGAGATCGTAGTTGAGACACACGTAAATTCAATTACTGAATGCTTACAAAAGATTATTAGTAATTTAGATTTGCAGGAGTTGAAATATTTTGCCGGTAGAAGGTAGATCCTGGCTAATTACAGGGGGATGCGGTTTTATAGGGACTAACCTTATAGCTGCATTACTTGAAGAAAATCCACTAACAAAAATCCGCGTTTTAGACAATCTTTCTGTAGGCCAAAAGGACGACTTAGCAAAGGTATGTAATGACTTTTTAGAAACTCCGGTTGATGCTATATCAAGTAATCCAAGAGGAGTTGAATTAGTTATCGGAGATGTCCGCGAGGCCGATTTTGTTTCTAAGACGTGTAAAGGCATAGATATTATTGTTCATCTTGCAGCCAATTCCGGCGTGGCTTCATCTGTAGAAAACCCGCGTTTAGATTGTGAAGTTAATGTTATTGGAACTCTTAACTTGCTAGAAGCTGCAAGGCATAATAACGTTCAGAAATTTATATTTGCATCAAGCGGAGCACCATTAGGAGAACAAGAGCCCCCAATACACGAACAAAAAGTACCGCGACCTGTTTCGCCCTATGGTGCAAGCAAGCTGGCCGGAGAAGGGTACTGCTCTGCCTATTACCGCACCTTTGGCTTATCAACGATAGCATTACGTTTTGGAAATGTTTATGGACCGCGGAGTAAACACAAAAGCAGTGTAGTAGCTAAGTTTATTCAGCAGGCATTAAGAGGAGAAGTCCTGGAAATATATGGGGATGGGCAGCAAACAAGGGATTTTATTTATATTAAAGATCTTGTTAAGGCGATTCGACTTGCCGCGGATAGCGATGTTGGTGGAGAAGTATTTCAAATTGCCACTTACCGTGAAACTACGGTTAATGAACTTACTGAGCAACTAACTGCTTTGCTTAGAAAAAAGTTACCTCAGTTAGACATTAGGGTTAATTATGGTAGTGAACGCTTGGGGGACGTAAAGCGAAATTATTCTGATATATCCAAAGCTCGCAAAATTCTTGGTTTTCAGCCTCAGTATGACCTTAGAAAAGGACTGGAAGAAACAATCGACTGGTTTCTAAGCCAATAATACATATTGTGAAAGAGTGAGGCTTATGAGTATCTTTGATGGAAAACATGTCCTAGTTACGGGAGCTTCTGGTACAGTAGGCAAGGAATTGGTACGCCAGCTATCGGAGCGATTTTATCCTGCTGAAATTCGGGCTATTGACAATAATGAGTCGGGATTATTCTTTTTAGACCAAAATTATTATCAGGACCATCGCGTTAGGTGTTTTTTAGGAGATGTTCGAGACCGGGATACACTTGTCAATATAATGCAAGGTATTGATATCGTTATCCATACTGCAGCCCTAAAGCATGTGATCTTGTGTGAAAAATCTCCGTGGGATGCTGTAGAGACTAACATCCTCGGAATTCACAATATCATACAAGCTGCTACATCCTGTGGGGTAGAAAGGGTTTTATTCACTAGTTCAGACAAGGCTGTTAACCCAACTAATGTAATGGGTACTTCGAAGCTAATGGGAGAACGGCTAATGACGGCTGCCAACGCCAAGAAGTTTGGCGGAAACGGGCCTGTTTTCTTTTCTACAAGATTCGGTAATGTTCTTGGGTCACGCGGGTCTGTTATTCCCATTTTTAAGCAGCAGATTGCCAAAGGGGGACCGGTAACACTAACCGATTATCGAATGACCCGCTTTATTATGACCTTGTCCGAAGCAGTATCCCTTGTGCTTAAGAGTGTTGAACTTGCGATGGGGGGAGAAGTATTTGTTTCTAAAATGCCGGTTGTTAAAATAAAGGACTTGGCCGAAATAATGATAGAGATTTTAGCGCCCACATATGGGTATAGACCTTCAGATATAGAAATTATCGAAATCGGGGCCAAGCCTGGTGAGAAGTTGTACGAAGAGTTAATGAGTTTGGAAGAAACGCGCCGAGCGATGGAGTTGCGAGACATGTTTGTTG
Protein-coding sequences here:
- a CDS encoding GDP-mannose 4,6-dehydratase, which codes for MPVEGRSWLITGGCGFIGTNLIAALLEENPLTKIRVLDNLSVGQKDDLAKVCNDFLETPVDAISSNPRGVELVIGDVREADFVSKTCKGIDIIVHLAANSGVASSVENPRLDCEVNVIGTLNLLEAARHNNVQKFIFASSGAPLGEQEPPIHEQKVPRPVSPYGASKLAGEGYCSAYYRTFGLSTIALRFGNVYGPRSKHKSSVVAKFIQQALRGEVLEIYGDGQQTRDFIYIKDLVKAIRLAADSDVGGEVFQIATYRETTVNELTEQLTALLRKKLPQLDIRVNYGSERLGDVKRNYSDISKARKILGFQPQYDLRKGLEETIDWFLSQ
- a CDS encoding SDR family NAD(P)-dependent oxidoreductase — its product is MSIFDGKHVLVTGASGTVGKELVRQLSERFYPAEIRAIDNNESGLFFLDQNYYQDHRVRCFLGDVRDRDTLVNIMQGIDIVIHTAALKHVILCEKSPWDAVETNILGIHNIIQAATSCGVERVLFTSSDKAVNPTNVMGTSKLMGERLMTAANAKKFGGNGPVFFSTRFGNVLGSRGSVIPIFKQQIAKGGPVTLTDYRMTRFIMTLSEAVSLVLKSVELAMGGEVFVSKMPVVKIKDLAEIMIEILAPTYGYRPSDIEIIEIGAKPGEKLYEELMSLEETRRAMELRDMFVVLPAFRSVYEDIKYDYKGIVRSKVERPYNSSTEQPMTKEDLRNYLITHKLV
- the cysC gene encoding adenylyl-sulfate kinase, coding for MGAVHKLEKAASNVVWQPYTITKEHRQRLNQHKSFVLWFTGLPASGKSTLSNALECKLHEMGIRTYLLDGDNVRQGLCKDLDFSEEGRRENIRRIAEVAKLFVDAGIVVIAAFISPYRADREMARNLFEPGEFIEVYVKCPLHECERRDPKGLYRKARSGEIKNFTGVSAPYEEPLRPEIVVETHVNSITECLQKIISNLDLQELKYFAGRR